In a single window of the Longimicrobiaceae bacterium genome:
- a CDS encoding ATP-binding protein: protein PAGAGGAEGAGLGLELCRALAAHAGGSLEMERRGPGGTSFLLRLPAAPVQDAVVGAPPERPRAGREKALPRGGGG, encoded by the coding sequence CCCCGCGGGCGCCGGGGGTGCGGAGGGTGCCGGGCTCGGGCTGGAGCTCTGCCGCGCGCTCGCCGCGCACGCGGGCGGAAGCCTGGAGATGGAGCGGCGGGGCCCCGGAGGCACCTCGTTCCTGCTGCGTCTCCCGGCCGCCCCGGTGCAGGACGCCGTGGTGGGCGCGCCGCCCGAGCGGCCTCGTGCCGGGCGCGAAAAAGCCCTCCCCCGCGGCGGGGGAGGGTGA